One window from the genome of Prosthecobacter fusiformis encodes:
- a CDS encoding TonB-dependent receptor plug domain-containing protein encodes MTSIKKALRSALGTAGIAITITQSLISAEPPAETPPTKDNNQLPQVVVTATKTETEAWKTASSVTVINREEIEREHYRMLADALRRVPGLTLADRGAPGTLATVLMRGTKSEHTAVLVDGRPVPMNLAGTFNLETTPLDNIERIEVLRGPASSLYGGKTIGGVINVITRSGRGLAKPQTTAFFEAGSYGSFREGISTLGSSGDVDWAFDFNRTDLQGQRVNSQFQQTGGAGRLGYQVSETLRLELDARHYESIVGNPGNTLSNDNDDQTRTEYFSISPRVVWDTTENWRQTLTYSFSTFRQVATGFTSPYLVNNRITVQTHFLEYMNEIKATDWWTLTAGLWLQDQGYERFNDTDGIRDIAQNGTNWAVYAQSQMEVVKGLNLIAGLRHDSYSDFEDATTWRGGVSYRVPVTETLLHANYGTAFSPPSPQDLAPALSGNALLVKPERSRGFEFGIEQPIPAAKARVSATFFQNDLEDTHQYDMISGVVQPIGEARTRGVELGADWQPCKEVTVYASYTYLDADDLSGNVRLVRRPRHSMAGGIAVTPVEDVTVSLSAVYVVDREDFDPATFAQTDLEDYLVARLSMNWRVHANVELFARIENLFGESYEEVAGFPAYDTGVYAGVKVRF; translated from the coding sequence ATGACATCTATAAAAAAAGCCCTCCGTTCCGCTCTCGGCACGGCAGGCATCGCCATCACTATCACACAGAGCCTGATCTCTGCAGAACCTCCTGCGGAGACTCCTCCAACCAAGGACAATAACCAACTGCCACAGGTCGTGGTCACGGCCACCAAGACTGAGACGGAGGCGTGGAAGACGGCCTCTTCTGTTACGGTCATCAACCGTGAAGAAATCGAAAGAGAGCATTACCGGATGCTTGCGGATGCCCTGCGCCGTGTGCCAGGACTGACGCTAGCGGACCGGGGCGCCCCGGGCACCCTGGCCACGGTCCTGATGCGCGGGACGAAATCCGAGCATACGGCCGTGCTGGTGGATGGCAGGCCTGTGCCGATGAACTTAGCAGGGACCTTCAATCTAGAGACGACGCCACTGGATAACATTGAGCGGATTGAGGTGCTGCGCGGCCCTGCATCCAGCCTATATGGGGGAAAGACCATCGGCGGGGTGATCAATGTCATCACACGCAGCGGGCGCGGTCTGGCGAAACCCCAGACCACGGCTTTTTTCGAAGCGGGCAGCTACGGTAGCTTTCGTGAAGGTATCAGCACTCTTGGCTCTTCAGGGGATGTGGACTGGGCCTTCGACTTCAATCGTACGGATCTCCAAGGGCAGCGGGTCAACAGTCAGTTTCAGCAGACGGGGGGTGCAGGAAGACTGGGTTATCAGGTCTCGGAGACACTGCGCCTGGAGCTGGATGCGCGTCACTATGAGTCCATCGTTGGAAATCCGGGCAACACCCTGAGCAATGATAATGATGATCAGACACGTACGGAATACTTCAGCATCTCCCCCCGCGTGGTCTGGGACACGACGGAGAACTGGCGGCAAACGCTGACTTATTCCTTCAGTACCTTCCGCCAGGTGGCCACCGGCTTCACTAGCCCTTACTTGGTAAATAATCGGATCACGGTGCAGACTCATTTCCTGGAATACATGAATGAGATCAAGGCCACGGACTGGTGGACTCTTACCGCAGGTCTATGGTTGCAGGATCAAGGGTATGAGCGCTTCAATGATACTGACGGTATCCGCGACATTGCACAGAACGGTACCAATTGGGCCGTGTATGCGCAGTCACAGATGGAGGTGGTCAAAGGATTGAACCTGATCGCAGGCCTAAGGCACGACAGTTACTCGGACTTTGAAGATGCGACGACTTGGCGCGGTGGTGTGAGCTACCGTGTGCCCGTGACGGAGACGCTGCTGCATGCTAATTATGGCACCGCGTTTTCCCCTCCGAGTCCACAGGACCTCGCTCCGGCCCTCTCCGGCAATGCGCTGCTGGTCAAGCCTGAGCGCAGTCGTGGATTTGAGTTTGGTATTGAGCAGCCGATCCCGGCAGCGAAGGCCCGAGTGAGCGCCACTTTTTTCCAGAATGATCTGGAGGATACCCATCAGTACGATATGATTTCTGGAGTTGTTCAGCCTATCGGAGAGGCGCGCACGCGCGGTGTGGAGCTGGGGGCTGACTGGCAGCCGTGTAAAGAGGTGACGGTGTATGCTTCCTATACCTATCTGGATGCTGATGACCTGAGTGGAAACGTCAGGCTTGTGCGGCGTCCGAGGCATTCGATGGCTGGCGGTATCGCTGTGACTCCTGTAGAGGATGTGACGGTGAGCCTGTCCGCTGTCTATGTGGTGGACCGGGAGGACTTTGACCCGGCCACCTTTGCACAGACGGATTTGGAAGACTATCTGGTGGCGCGTCTGTCCATGAACTGGCGTGTGCATGCGAATGTGGAACTTTTCGCCCGCATCGAAAACCTGTTTGGTGAAAGCTACGAAGAGGTGGCAGGTTTTCCTGCTTATGACACCGGGGTCTATGCAGGTGTGAAAGTCCGATTCTAA
- a CDS encoding threonine aldolase family protein, whose translation MSTVPVKYHFASDNTSGVCPEAWQAMAEANAGYQPSYGADALTQQACETFRQFFETDCEVFFVFNGTAANSLSLATLCQSYNSVICSDVSHVETDECGAPEFFSNGSKLLLAKSSLGKLDPADVERLITHRTDLHYPRPRALSLSQSTELGTTYRPDEITALCQIAKKHGLHVHMDGARFFNALAALGTTPAEITWKAGVDVLCCGGTKLGMAVTEAVVFFNRDLARDFEYRCKQAGQLCSKMRFISAQWLQMLGNETWRKHATHGNTLASKLADGLRSLPDVDILYPVDANAVFASLPDSIKVGLKERGWMFYSFIGGGSRLMCSWATTEADVEAFLADAAAYS comes from the coding sequence GTGAGCACGGTTCCTGTGAAATATCACTTCGCCTCAGACAACACCTCCGGCGTCTGTCCTGAAGCCTGGCAGGCGATGGCCGAGGCCAATGCTGGATACCAGCCCAGCTACGGGGCGGATGCCCTCACCCAGCAGGCATGCGAAACCTTTCGTCAGTTCTTTGAAACGGACTGCGAGGTCTTCTTTGTCTTCAACGGTACTGCTGCGAATTCACTCTCATTGGCCACCCTTTGCCAGAGTTACAACAGCGTCATTTGCAGCGATGTCTCCCATGTGGAAACGGACGAGTGCGGCGCACCGGAGTTTTTCTCCAACGGCTCCAAACTCCTTTTGGCAAAAAGTTCGTTAGGCAAGCTGGACCCTGCCGATGTGGAGCGCCTCATCACCCATCGCACGGATCTGCATTACCCGCGTCCACGCGCTCTCAGCCTCAGCCAGAGTACGGAACTGGGCACGACTTACCGTCCAGATGAGATCACCGCTCTTTGCCAAATCGCGAAAAAACACGGCCTGCATGTCCACATGGACGGCGCACGTTTTTTCAATGCCCTGGCTGCCCTTGGCACCACCCCGGCAGAGATCACGTGGAAGGCGGGAGTGGACGTGCTCTGCTGTGGCGGGACCAAGCTAGGCATGGCTGTCACTGAGGCTGTCGTCTTCTTTAATCGCGACCTTGCCCGTGACTTCGAATACCGGTGCAAGCAAGCCGGTCAACTCTGCTCCAAAATGCGGTTTATTTCCGCCCAGTGGCTGCAAATGCTAGGCAACGAAACCTGGCGCAAGCATGCCACACATGGCAATACCCTGGCGAGTAAGCTTGCCGATGGCCTCCGCAGTCTGCCTGATGTGGATATCCTTTATCCCGTGGATGCCAATGCCGTTTTTGCCAGCCTGCCAGATTCCATCAAAGTCGGCCTGAAGGAACGCGGCTGGATGTTTTATAGCTTCATCGGTGGCGGCTCAAGGCTCATGTGTTCGTGGGCCACCACTGAGGCAGATGTTGAAGCCTTTTTGGCGGATGCCGCAGCTTATTCGTGA
- a CDS encoding Dabb family protein, which produces MKGLLLTLATVFILMTSAPAAEAPYRHVVFFKFKDSATPEQVQGIEKAFIELSKKVDTVQAFEWGTNVSPENLNDGFTHCFLVTFADKAGLETYLPHPEHEAFVAKLKPLLDKVCVLDYVAK; this is translated from the coding sequence ATGAAAGGCCTGCTCCTCACCCTCGCCACCGTCTTTATCCTCATGACATCCGCCCCCGCCGCCGAAGCACCCTACCGCCACGTCGTCTTTTTTAAATTCAAAGACAGCGCCACTCCTGAGCAGGTGCAGGGCATCGAAAAAGCCTTCATCGAGCTGTCAAAAAAAGTGGATACCGTCCAAGCCTTCGAATGGGGTACGAACGTCAGTCCCGAAAATCTCAACGACGGCTTTACCCACTGTTTCCTCGTCACCTTTGCCGATAAAGCCGGTTTGGAAACCTATCTGCCTCATCCTGAACATGAGGCCTTTGTCGCCAAACTAAAGCCACTTTTGGACAAAGTCTGCGTGCTCGATTACGTGGCCAAATAA
- a CDS encoding ABC-F family ATP-binding cassette domain-containing protein yields the protein MRTTARYVFCPLFAMPPPTAALLSANELALSYGNQRLLEEVTLAVAAGEKVGLVGRNGCGKTSLLKILAGVERPDSGELSIRRGLRMGYLPQEFELDMERTVLENIQAGAADLVSWINRYEAGEGSDAELAEMLHQIEAADGWNLDARIRATATALSSPPLDAIVAPLSGGEKRRVALCRALVAQPDLLLLDEPTNHLDADSIRWLEDCLRGFPGATIFVTHDRYFLDVIATRIIELSDGRCYSHPGNYTAFLESKAARQAIAEQSERRRQRFLRTELEWVRAGVKARGTKQRSRLEAFYAIEGQEAPPEEREMDLLLPPPAEMGDIAVNLENVGGMVETDAGERWLFKNLDVIFRPGQCTGIVGRNGAGKTTLLRICMGQRPPDIGKATVGKKVVFNYIDQTRMQLSGDGTVLAEVADQDDVVFFGQQRMSARAYLRRFLFNDDRTNERVDRLSGGERARLMLAKVLKRGGNVIVLDEPTNDLDLQSLRILEEALSNFPGTSIVVSHDRYFLDRVCDQIIAFEESGVHVQVGNYSYYLEKRKEREARDKLWATSAKAEKTATAKNQAKPRKLSFKEIRELEEIEAVILECEGKVEEMDATLNDPSFYVTRSTEAEGMIKQLEDAKTRVARLYARWEELEALKAASEVQ from the coding sequence ATGAGAACTACAGCGCGGTATGTCTTCTGCCCCCTCTTTGCCATGCCTCCGCCGACCGCTGCCCTCCTCTCCGCCAATGAACTTGCTCTTTCCTATGGCAATCAACGCCTGCTGGAAGAGGTGACCCTGGCCGTGGCTGCGGGGGAAAAAGTGGGGCTTGTGGGCCGCAATGGCTGCGGGAAGACGAGTCTGCTGAAGATCCTGGCGGGTGTGGAAAGACCGGATTCTGGAGAGCTGTCTATCCGGCGTGGACTGCGCATGGGCTATCTGCCCCAGGAATTCGAACTGGACATGGAGCGTACGGTTTTGGAAAACATCCAGGCAGGAGCGGCGGATCTGGTGAGCTGGATCAACCGATATGAAGCGGGGGAAGGCAGCGATGCTGAACTGGCTGAGATGCTGCACCAGATCGAGGCGGCGGACGGGTGGAATCTGGATGCTCGTATCCGGGCGACAGCCACTGCTCTATCTTCCCCGCCGCTGGATGCCATCGTGGCTCCGCTATCCGGAGGTGAGAAGCGCCGTGTGGCTTTGTGCCGTGCGCTGGTGGCTCAGCCGGACCTGCTGCTGCTGGACGAGCCGACCAACCATCTGGATGCAGACTCCATCCGCTGGCTGGAAGACTGCCTGCGCGGTTTCCCCGGTGCGACGATCTTCGTCACCCATGACCGCTATTTCCTGGACGTCATCGCGACGCGTATCATTGAACTTTCCGACGGGCGGTGTTACTCGCACCCAGGAAACTACACGGCCTTTTTGGAAAGCAAGGCTGCACGCCAAGCTATCGCTGAGCAGTCAGAGCGCCGTCGTCAGCGCTTCCTGCGTACGGAGCTTGAATGGGTGCGCGCGGGTGTGAAAGCACGCGGGACGAAACAGCGCAGTCGGCTGGAAGCATTTTATGCGATCGAAGGGCAGGAAGCCCCTCCGGAGGAGCGTGAAATGGATCTGCTGCTGCCTCCTCCTGCGGAGATGGGAGACATCGCGGTGAACCTGGAAAACGTCGGCGGCATGGTGGAGACGGATGCGGGTGAGCGGTGGTTGTTTAAAAATCTGGATGTCATTTTTCGGCCGGGCCAGTGCACGGGCATCGTTGGTCGTAATGGCGCAGGAAAGACGACGCTGCTGCGTATCTGCATGGGCCAGAGGCCGCCGGACATCGGCAAGGCGACGGTGGGCAAGAAGGTGGTGTTTAACTACATCGACCAGACCCGCATGCAACTCTCCGGCGATGGCACGGTATTGGCGGAAGTGGCTGACCAGGATGATGTGGTGTTCTTTGGCCAGCAGCGGATGAGTGCCCGTGCGTACCTGCGGAGGTTTCTTTTCAATGATGACCGCACGAATGAACGTGTGGACCGCCTCTCAGGGGGCGAACGCGCCCGACTGATGCTGGCTAAAGTGCTCAAGCGCGGCGGCAATGTGATCGTGCTGGATGAGCCGACCAATGACCTGGATTTGCAGAGTTTACGTATCTTGGAAGAAGCCCTGAGCAACTTCCCCGGCACATCCATCGTGGTCAGCCATGACCGTTACTTTTTGGACCGGGTGTGTGATCAAATCATCGCCTTTGAAGAATCCGGCGTGCATGTGCAGGTGGGCAATTACAGCTACTATCTGGAGAAGCGCAAGGAGCGTGAAGCGCGTGACAAACTTTGGGCCACTTCTGCAAAAGCGGAGAAAACCGCCACCGCAAAAAACCAGGCGAAACCGCGTAAGCTAAGCTTCAAGGAGATCCGTGAGTTGGAAGAGATCGAGGCGGTGATCCTGGAGTGTGAAGGCAAAGTGGAAGAGATGGATGCCACTTTAAACGACCCTTCCTTTTATGTCACACGCTCAACGGAAGCGGAGGGCATGATCAAGCAGTTAGAAGATGCAAAAACCCGTGTTGCGCGCCTCTATGCAAGATGGGAAGAGCTCGAAGCACTGAAGGCGGCGAGTGAAGTACAGTAG
- a CDS encoding metallophosphoesterase family protein, translating into MNSRRAFIHQGSLCLAGLGAGKILAAETEAQPILRVGLMTDLHYADKEATKTRFYREALSKLDEAVEFMNREKPAAVIELGDFIDQAPTVEQELEWLKTMEQHYAKLAMPRHYVLGNHCVGTLTKAEFAAHTGAALSGYSSFEKNGIRFILLDACFREDGIAYGRSNFHWKDCHIPAQELSWLKDELARATGPVIVMAHQRLDMDVAHAVKNAAEVRAILEQSKKVLAVFQGHSHKNDLQQINGIPYCTLVAMIEGSGQENNGYTLLDVLPDSSLRLNGFRKQTSHIFTS; encoded by the coding sequence ATGAATTCCCGTCGCGCTTTTATTCACCAGGGTTCCTTATGCCTCGCCGGCCTCGGGGCAGGCAAAATTCTTGCCGCTGAAACGGAGGCCCAGCCCATCCTCCGGGTAGGACTCATGACCGATCTCCACTATGCCGACAAGGAAGCTACCAAGACCCGCTTCTATCGCGAGGCCCTGAGCAAGCTGGATGAGGCGGTGGAATTCATGAACCGCGAAAAACCCGCCGCCGTCATCGAGTTGGGCGATTTCATTGATCAGGCTCCCACCGTGGAGCAGGAGCTGGAATGGTTGAAAACGATGGAGCAGCATTACGCCAAGCTGGCCATGCCGCGACACTATGTGTTAGGCAATCACTGTGTAGGTACACTGACCAAGGCCGAATTTGCAGCCCACACGGGTGCTGCCCTCTCAGGCTACAGTTCGTTCGAGAAAAACGGCATTCGCTTTATCCTGCTGGATGCGTGCTTCCGGGAAGACGGCATCGCCTATGGCCGCAGCAACTTCCACTGGAAGGACTGCCACATCCCCGCCCAGGAACTTTCCTGGCTGAAGGATGAACTCGCTCGCGCTACCGGCCCTGTCATTGTGATGGCCCACCAGCGCCTGGACATGGACGTGGCTCACGCTGTAAAAAATGCGGCTGAAGTGCGTGCGATTTTGGAGCAGTCCAAAAAAGTTCTCGCCGTCTTTCAGGGACATTCACACAAGAACGATCTGCAACAGATCAATGGCATTCCCTACTGCACACTGGTGGCCATGATCGAAGGCAGCGGACAGGAAAACAACGGCTATACCCTCCTCGACGTCCTGCCCGACAGCTCCCTACGCTTGAATGGTTTCCGCAAACAAACCAGCCACATTTTCACATCCTGA
- a CDS encoding MDR family NADPH-dependent oxidoreductase: MSLCLSFSKTGNPADVLELIERPLAPLTGHEVRVHMRYAPINPADLNFIEGTYGRAAHPPAVPGHEACGEVEEVGPLVTSLQKGDVVIPLLGTGCWSQHLTAAELHFAKLPPGIDRVQAAMLRVNPVTAWHLLKKYVPVTEGEWVAQNAANSGVGRALIQIAKGLGIRTVNFVRRAELIPELLALGADFVFIDDEGGLAAAKQMLKDEKITLATNAVGGDSAIRLMDLLSPGGSLVTYGAMSRRSLKVPNKFLIFKNLQLHGLWISRWFEESGTAELAEVLEPLTKMVAHGEIVTAVDEIFPITDFRKAILRAQEGGRSGKVILDLA; encoded by the coding sequence ATGTCTCTCTGCCTGTCCTTCTCCAAAACCGGCAATCCTGCCGATGTCCTCGAACTTATCGAGCGTCCGCTTGCCCCGCTCACCGGTCATGAGGTGCGCGTACACATGCGTTATGCCCCCATCAATCCGGCTGACCTTAATTTTATTGAGGGCACTTATGGCCGGGCCGCCCATCCCCCTGCCGTGCCTGGCCACGAAGCTTGTGGTGAAGTGGAGGAAGTCGGGCCTCTAGTCACCTCGCTGCAGAAAGGTGATGTCGTCATTCCCCTTCTCGGCACGGGATGCTGGAGCCAGCACCTTACTGCGGCTGAACTGCATTTCGCCAAACTGCCGCCTGGCATTGACCGGGTGCAGGCAGCCATGCTGCGCGTCAATCCTGTCACGGCTTGGCATTTGTTAAAAAAATACGTTCCTGTGACCGAAGGTGAATGGGTGGCACAAAACGCGGCCAACTCAGGTGTCGGCCGCGCTCTCATTCAGATCGCCAAAGGTCTCGGCATCCGCACGGTCAATTTCGTGCGGCGTGCGGAATTGATCCCAGAACTGCTGGCCCTGGGAGCTGATTTCGTCTTCATCGATGATGAGGGTGGCCTGGCAGCCGCGAAGCAGATGCTGAAGGATGAAAAGATCACCCTGGCCACCAATGCGGTCGGCGGTGACAGCGCCATCCGCCTGATGGATCTCCTCTCTCCTGGAGGCAGCCTGGTGACATACGGAGCCATGAGCCGCCGCAGCCTGAAAGTGCCTAACAAATTTTTAATCTTCAAAAACCTTCAGCTCCATGGCTTGTGGATCAGCCGTTGGTTTGAGGAATCTGGCACAGCTGAACTGGCCGAAGTGCTGGAACCTCTCACCAAAATGGTGGCCCATGGTGAGATCGTGACCGCCGTGGATGAAATCTTCCCGATCACAGATTTTCGCAAAGCCATCCTCCGCGCCCAGGAAGGCGGACGTTCCGGCAAAGTCATCCTGGATCTGGCCTAA